A window of Glycine soja cultivar W05 chromosome 13, ASM419377v2, whole genome shotgun sequence genomic DNA:
TCCTGGTCTAAGAATTTGAGCAGCATGAGAAAATGATCTCCAAATATAAGAAGCTGTCCCTAGTCCTTACTGCACATCATATTCCACACATGCTTACCATTACCAAGGCCACCATTTGTTTTTTGGTTGAGCAATGCTTTCTCACTTCACATCACAAGGCTCTAATTGGTAGAAGACTAAGAACTACCCTTCCACATAAAGTTCCTCAGCAAGCCAAAAGTTTTGCATATGATATGGAAGAATAGATGAAGCCGGAGTTACTCTCCACCCTTTATTGAGAAGTTTTCCTTTCCAACCTACCAATCTTGAGTTTAATTTATCAATGATAAAGCTAAAATCAGCATTTGTCACCTTGCTAGTCACAATTGGAAATCCTAGATATTTATGGTTAAGAAGTATGCTGAAAAGAAACAATTGAAGCAAATTTGTCATATTTAGTCCTTCGGAAAAATTTTAGAGGGCAAAGCTTTTGACTTAGGACATGGTTTACATTATAgtgaaggtggtggtggtgttgaTAGTTAACGGTAGAACCGTAGAAGCAATGATGGCCTTGGCCACAATCCTAGTGATAATGTCATGAGATCTTATACTACATTCAAGCCATCTATTTCTGTATTTCAATTTTTCTGCTAAACAAAACCTAGCCATATTATGAAAggtgatgaatttttttaaggtgataagaaattataaataatttataggaTAAAGTTTTTTCCGACTCTTTTTAATATAGGTTGGTAACCAGTGTGGGTATTCAAAGCTTTAAACCAATATCTCATCATTTTAGTGAATACCAAATCTTCAAATAAACAGCCACACCAAAAGGGTATTCATTCTACTCAACAACAATCCTTATTGAAAGTAAACCTGAGCTATTTACAAAGTGGTGaaacaaagaaataaacatgcgaCTCCTAGACTATGAATGAATCCATGTTCACTTATTTTCGTGCCATGATAGCTAAACATTAAACCAAGCACGTGACATTTTTCAATGGAAAAAAGGATTAGGCCAAAAGCCATTTTGTTGATTAACATCTCCAACAAAAGGCATAGCCTCATTCCCAGCACCACCACCGCCGCTGCCATTATTCATCAAATTCATAAACCAATTCTGCTTCTGCATGAGATCCACGTTGATATCAAACCCCTGCTGGCCATGCTGACTCCCTTGTCCATTGTCTTCAACCTTGGCAACAACATCAGTCACCACTGGTGCTGCAATTTGTGGTTGACTTTGAACATTCTTAGTCAACACCTCAATCCTTCTGTTGATATCCTTCAAGTTCTGGTCAATCAACCAAGCCAGatcattcaagtcaaccatgCTTATATTGTGCATGATCTTACCTGCACTAAGGTATTGAAACATGAGCTGAGTCATCTCCTTTTCCCTATTATCCTTCCTTTGTTTCTTCAACTGGTCTTTGGCCTTCATGATCCTCTGCCTCAGAAAACTCTCTTGGTTCACCATCTTCTTGCTTTGCTCCAGTTCAGGCATTCTCCTGAACTTACTAAGCACCCTTTGAACCCCCATTGGGGATGGCCAAACCTCAGGTTGAGGATCATAGGAACTGTAAACAATTGCACATGCATCAATCCCACAAAGGGTGCTAAGTTCACTAACCTTCTTCATTAGacccttcttccttttcttgaaTGTTGCCTTCCTAGCTGAGTCATTGGCTATGAATGCCAACTTCACCTTCTTTCTAGTCATGGTGCTGATGAAAAAACAGTAACAAAAAAATGTGCAAATTGGACCAACGTTGTTTGTTGTGGTTTTCTTGTTGAAGCAGTTTCTTCTTTATATACATCACTTTGTGGTaaccaaatttattttacattaatttacTCTTAGCAGCATTGACATGAACCATTCAATACCAAATATATGTCTAACGACAAGGAGATGTTAAGTTTAAGTGTCCTTCCATCAATGGAGGATACAGAATACATTTGTTACTAAGATATTCGAACGGAATAATAAGCAATATAAGTATGGAATTCAATGAGTAGAATCAGAGTGCATTGAGAAAACATATtctcatttataaaatttatattgtcaCAAAGTTTTATGCTTCAGTCTTGAATTGTAGTTGCCTCACATCATTTTATGATAAATGCTTATATGAAAGATACAAGATTCTCAATAACATGTTCATCAAACAGAACGATTCCTTCAACttataaaatcaaacataattggtaaagaaaaaaagttatgggAAGTCATATAAATCTTTACTTTAAAGAGAATCAGGATTAATATTCATTTGAAAatctaaagaaaacaaaaatgctaTAAATTACTATCAAAGGAATGGAACGTTTGTGACAGctgtgtgtgatttttcttgGAAGGCACAGCTGTGTGTGATGGAttgtatatttttctattttgacaaaaaaatcttaCTTAATACAGTAGTAATGTAAttaataattggaaaaaaaatcctaaaatgatattttagataCTACACATCTAATCTATAGAATCAAAATGATGAAATCATTAAAGCACGATATCTTCTGATATTTTCCATCGCTGAAGAAACATTTAACTAATTAGCTGACATTAatcagtattattttttatgcctAGGATAGTGGGGGCAAATCTTTATAAATTATGAGATGTGTAAGTGTATAggaataagaataagaatatcatcataaaataaacaaataatttagtTGATTCATGAAATGTGTGaatattataaatcttttagtattatctttgattttcataataaaaaaaatagaattatatataacattaaaaaaataatgtacaaTGCAGCTCCTTCTCTACCGAAGAGTAATTTAGCCTCATAGCCTGAGCGCCACTTACATGTGactgaaaaacaaaaacttttctACAGAAATTTATGCTACGAACTGCAAAAATAGTAGAATGTGAGAGATATTTTAAGTTGAATACAAGGTTGGAAAGTTTGTTAGATATTCAACTGCTGAATGCAAATCTAATGTGGTAATCAAATTAATCTATCCATTGTCATGATCCGGAGAAGATGAATAATGAAAAATAGCTTCAAATGATATATGTAAGTTAAACTAATGCATAGATATTAATTAGGAATTTGTGTAGTGGGGGTCCTAAAGTTGGGGATTATGGCATTATTTCTGACTTGATTTAGGTGTatttattaaacataattataaattttggttGAAAAAACAAGTttgttatcatttaaaaaatattaataagagattggtttattcaaattttatgctacaaattaactaaaaacaatcttaaatatgattattaaattaattattacaaaaatcaatAGTTTTAACATGCAATATTGCTTGAAtaacagtataaaaaaattttacaaggacattgtaattaaattctattttttctgattagttaaattttatttattagtttatttaaaaacttaaaatttgtTGACGTACATAAATGTTTAAATTTGTTAGCACATTTAAAAGTGGGTATATTTATCTTGTTAAACGTTTTACTGTAAGCTTTCAAAATAGATTAAGTTTTTGAAAAGGTTGAGAcctatctttaaaaaaattcatataccaAATTTAACTAGATTTTgatgtttaattaaaaaaaaaaaagcggtTAAACTAAAATTTACATACAAAAGTTATTGAAGTATTGTTTGTAGTTTGTACtttattctaattaaaattagaattttattttgataatttgcgtaacaaaaatttacattaaaaatgatcaaaattaataaagtaaaactctaattttaattgaaaaaacgcCTAACACCAATACAACTAACCAACTAGATAAGTTttgtccttaaaaaaaaaacaaataaaattcctATGTCCGATTGAAGTTTGATGAAGCAGTGGACCCCACCCAAGCAAAGCAATCCTAATTTGGAAGCTGAATCAAAACCGTACGGTGCGTTTGATCTCT
This region includes:
- the LOC114382341 gene encoding agamous-like MADS-box protein AGL80, which gives rise to MTRKKVKLAFIANDSARKATFKKRKKGLMKKVSELSTLCGIDACAIVYSSYDPQPEVWPSPMGVQRVLSKFRRMPELEQSKKMVNQESFLRQRIMKAKDQLKKQRKDNREKEMTQLMFQYLSAGKIMHNISMVDLNDLAWLIDQNLKDINRRIEVLTKNVQSQPQIAAPVVTDVVAKVEDNGQGSQHGQQGFDINVDLMQKQNWFMNLMNNGSGGGGAGNEAMPFVGDVNQQNGFWPNPFFH